In one Bosea sp. RAC05 genomic region, the following are encoded:
- a CDS encoding GNAT family N-acetyltransferase, with protein sequence MISAPEPLSDSHDLTGFRCGVPTLDDWLRQRALKNQMTGASRTFVACKGTRALAYYALASGAVTATMATGRLRRNMPDPIPVVVLGRLAIDIGAQGQGLGRALIRDAGLRVLHAADLIGIRGLLVHALSEDAKAFYQRVGFEPSPLAPMTLMITLPDLGAAI encoded by the coding sequence GTGATCTCGGCGCCAGAGCCGCTCTCAGACAGCCATGATCTCACCGGCTTCCGCTGCGGCGTCCCGACACTCGATGACTGGCTGCGGCAACGCGCGCTCAAAAATCAGATGACCGGCGCATCGCGGACCTTTGTCGCCTGCAAGGGAACCCGCGCCCTCGCCTATTATGCGCTGGCGTCGGGCGCCGTCACGGCGACGATGGCGACCGGTCGCCTTCGCCGCAACATGCCCGACCCCATACCCGTCGTCGTCCTCGGCCGTCTCGCCATCGACATCGGTGCTCAAGGACAAGGGTTGGGGCGGGCCCTGATACGCGATGCCGGCCTGCGGGTCCTGCATGCTGCCGATTTGATTGGTATTCGAGGGCTCCTCGTGCATGCGCTGTCGGAAGACGCCAAAGCCTTCTACCAGCGTGTCGGGTTCGAGCCGTCGCCACTGGCTCCGATGACGTTGATGATCACGCTGCCCGATCTCGGCGCGGCGATTTGA
- a CDS encoding 2-hydroxyacid dehydrogenase, which yields MSLLLAMTGWHVEDWRARFAALLPDMPVVILGEPFDRRSVHYVASWKHPEGSLSGLPNLAAVFSLGAGVDHLFADTRLPEVPIARVVDPDLTTRMSEYVVLHCLRYLRQQPRYDRQQREAIWDDDRSQPAARSVRVGIMGMGELGQDAARKLKVVGFDVAGWSRSPKTVEGLTTFAGSDGMVDFLSRTDILVSLLPLTPDTRGLIDAKLLAGLAQDGRLGGPFLINAGRGRLQVEADILAALEAGTLKGATLDVFETEPLPTESPLWSHPAVTVTPHNAAMSEPEAVATLIAAQIRRLEAGEPLEHVVDPARGY from the coding sequence ATGAGCCTGCTGCTGGCGATGACGGGATGGCATGTCGAGGATTGGCGCGCACGCTTCGCGGCGCTGCTGCCGGACATGCCGGTGGTGATCCTGGGCGAGCCGTTCGACCGGCGCTCGGTGCATTACGTCGCGAGCTGGAAACATCCCGAGGGCAGCCTGTCGGGCCTGCCGAATCTCGCGGCGGTGTTCTCGCTCGGCGCCGGTGTCGACCATCTCTTCGCCGATACGCGCCTGCCGGAGGTGCCGATTGCACGTGTGGTCGATCCCGACCTGACGACGCGGATGAGCGAATATGTCGTTCTGCATTGCCTGCGCTATCTGCGCCAGCAGCCTCGCTACGACCGGCAGCAGCGCGAGGCGATCTGGGACGACGACCGTAGCCAGCCGGCCGCGCGCTCGGTGCGCGTCGGCATCATGGGGATGGGCGAGCTCGGGCAGGACGCCGCCCGCAAGCTCAAGGTGGTGGGCTTCGACGTCGCCGGCTGGAGCCGCTCTCCGAAAACGGTCGAGGGCCTGACCACCTTCGCCGGCAGCGACGGCATGGTGGATTTCCTTAGCCGTACCGACATCCTCGTCAGCCTGCTGCCGCTGACGCCGGACACGCGCGGCCTGATCGACGCCAAGCTGCTCGCCGGGCTGGCCCAGGACGGGCGCCTGGGCGGGCCGTTCCTGATCAATGCCGGCCGGGGCCGGCTGCAGGTCGAGGCCGACATTCTGGCTGCGCTGGAAGCCGGCACGCTGAAGGGCGCCACGCTCGACGTGTTCGAGACCGAGCCGCTGCCAACGGAGTCACCGCTCTGGTCGCATCCGGCCGTCACCGTGACGCCGCACAATGCGGCGATGTCGGAACCGGAGGCGGTGGCGACCCTGATCGCCGCGCAGATCCGAAGGCTCGAAGCGGGTGAACCGCTGGAGCACGTCGTCGACCCCGCGCGCGGCTACTGA
- the deoA gene encoding thymidine phosphorylase — MKLTQEIIAAKRDGAELPEADIRQIIAGISDGGVSEGQAAAFAMAVFFRDMSASERVALTLAMRDSGTVLNWDDLPGPALDKHSTGGVGDTVSLPLAAAVAACGGYVPMISGRGLGHTGGTLDKLDAVPGYVTQPDNDLFRKVVRSVGCAIIGQTADLAPADKRLYAIRDVTATVEAIPLITASILSKKLAAGLHGLAMDVKFGSGAFLPDPAKARALADALVGVANGAGLPTTALLTDMDEPLASAAGNALEVAYALDHLTGTRREPRFHAVTVALGAEMLLLGRLAADIGDATAKIEAAFASGAAAERFAKMIAALGGPADLLEKPERHLARAPIVRPVFPAAAATVQAIDTRGVGLAVVALGGGRTRPQDAIDPAVGIVDLAGLGEAVGPDRPLGIVHARDEAGHAMAEKRLREAYRLGDGAPRRGVLIAERITESTNA; from the coding sequence ATGAAGCTGACGCAGGAAATCATCGCGGCCAAGCGCGACGGCGCCGAGTTGCCCGAGGCCGACATCCGCCAGATCATCGCCGGCATCAGCGACGGCGGCGTCAGCGAGGGGCAGGCCGCCGCCTTCGCCATGGCGGTGTTCTTCCGCGACATGAGCGCGAGCGAACGCGTCGCGCTGACGCTCGCCATGCGCGATTCCGGCACGGTGCTGAACTGGGACGATCTGCCGGGCCCCGCGCTCGACAAGCACTCGACCGGCGGGGTCGGCGATACGGTCAGCCTGCCGCTGGCGGCGGCGGTGGCCGCCTGCGGTGGCTATGTGCCGATGATCTCGGGACGGGGCCTCGGTCATACCGGCGGCACGCTCGACAAGCTCGACGCGGTGCCGGGCTATGTCACGCAGCCGGACAACGATCTCTTCCGCAAGGTGGTGCGAAGCGTGGGCTGCGCCATCATCGGCCAGACGGCCGATCTCGCGCCCGCCGACAAGCGGCTCTACGCCATCCGCGACGTCACCGCGACGGTCGAGGCGATTCCGCTCATCACCGCCTCGATCCTGTCCAAGAAGCTCGCGGCCGGGCTGCATGGGCTGGCGATGGATGTGAAATTCGGCTCCGGCGCCTTCCTGCCCGATCCTGCCAAGGCGCGGGCGCTGGCCGACGCGCTGGTTGGCGTCGCTAATGGCGCGGGCCTGCCGACGACGGCGCTCCTGACCGACATGGACGAGCCGCTGGCGAGCGCGGCCGGCAACGCGCTCGAAGTCGCCTATGCGCTCGACCATCTGACGGGGACACGGCGCGAGCCGCGCTTCCACGCCGTCACCGTCGCGCTCGGCGCCGAAATGCTGCTGCTCGGGCGGCTGGCTGCCGACATCGGCGACGCGACAGCGAAGATCGAGGCGGCCTTCGCCAGCGGCGCGGCGGCTGAGAGGTTCGCAAAGATGATCGCGGCGCTGGGCGGGCCGGCCGACCTGCTGGAGAAGCCGGAGCGCCATCTCGCCCGGGCGCCGATCGTGCGGCCCGTCTTTCCGGCGGCCGCTGCAACCGTCCAGGCGATCGACACGCGCGGCGTCGGGCTGGCGGTGGTGGCGCTCGGCGGCGGTCGGACCCGGCCCCAGGACGCGATCGACCCTGCCGTCGGCATCGTCGATCTCGCAGGCCTCGGCGAGGCGGTCGGCCCCGACCGGCCGCTGGGCATCGTTCATGCACGCGACGAGGCCGGCCATGCCATGGCCGAGAAGCGCTTGCGCGAGGCCTATCGCCTGGGAGACGGTGCGCCGCGGCGCGGCGTGCTGATCGCCGAACGGATCACGGAGAGTACGAACGCATGA
- the nth gene encoding endonuclease III has protein sequence MMQENRAKRRAPAAPRITKPRARSAAGVREIFARFEAANPEPKGELDYVNAFTLLVAVVLSAQATDVGVNKATRKLFAIADTPQKMLALGEDVVRDHVRTIGLFRTKAKNVIALCEKLIAEFGGEVPTTREALESLPGVGRKTANVVLNIAFGAITHAVDTHVFRVANRLRIAPGKNVLQVEMGLEKAVPAAFGRHAHHWLILHGRYTCKAQRPECGRCLLNDLCDSPDKRVG, from the coding sequence ATGATGCAGGAGAACAGGGCCAAGCGCCGCGCCCCCGCCGCGCCGCGGATCACGAAGCCGCGCGCCCGGAGCGCCGCCGGCGTGCGCGAGATCTTCGCGCGTTTCGAGGCCGCCAATCCCGAGCCCAAGGGCGAGCTCGACTACGTCAACGCCTTCACCCTGCTGGTCGCGGTCGTGCTCTCGGCGCAGGCGACCGATGTCGGCGTCAACAAGGCGACGCGCAAGCTGTTTGCGATCGCCGACACGCCGCAGAAGATGCTGGCGCTGGGCGAGGATGTGGTGCGCGACCATGTGCGGACGATCGGCCTCTTCCGCACCAAGGCGAAGAACGTCATCGCGCTCTGCGAGAAGCTGATCGCGGAGTTCGGTGGCGAGGTGCCGACGACGCGCGAGGCGTTGGAGAGCCTGCCGGGCGTCGGCCGCAAGACGGCCAATGTCGTGCTCAACATCGCCTTCGGCGCGATCACCCACGCCGTCGACACCCATGTCTTCCGCGTCGCCAACCGGCTGCGGATCGCGCCGGGCAAGAACGTGCTGCAGGTCGAGATGGGGCTGGAGAAGGCGGTGCCGGCGGCATTCGGCCGCCATGCCCATCACTGGCTCATCCTTCACGGCCGCTACACCTGCAAGGCCCAGCGCCCCGAATGTGGCCGCTGCCTCCTCAACGATCTCTGCGACTCCCCCGACAAGAGGGTCGGCTGA
- a CDS encoding DUF2244 domain-containing protein — MDLGKRPATAADDQASALAERPVFDATITPHRSLDRNAFRIVMTLVCLAAIASSIPFMVLGAWPVAGFMGLDVVALFIAFQVNFRHARAFERVVVTPLEVRLRKVSHQGQEAVWRSNPAWTKLERQTDEDYGLLGLDLVSRGRRVAVAAALSPGEREGFADALGRALATARRGPDYERLPQ, encoded by the coding sequence ATGGACCTCGGCAAGCGCCCTGCCACCGCAGCGGATGATCAGGCTTCGGCTCTGGCCGAGCGGCCTGTGTTCGACGCCACCATCACGCCGCACCGCTCGCTCGACCGCAACGCCTTCCGAATCGTGATGACGCTGGTCTGCCTCGCCGCCATCGCCTCCTCGATCCCCTTCATGGTGCTCGGCGCCTGGCCGGTGGCCGGCTTCATGGGGCTCGATGTCGTCGCGCTCTTTATCGCCTTTCAGGTGAATTTCCGGCATGCGCGCGCCTTCGAGCGCGTCGTCGTGACGCCGCTCGAGGTGCGGCTGCGGAAAGTCTCGCATCAGGGCCAGGAGGCCGTCTGGCGCTCGAACCCGGCCTGGACCAAGCTGGAGCGCCAGACCGACGAGGATTACGGCCTGCTCGGGCTCGACCTCGTTTCGCGCGGACGGCGCGTCGCCGTCGCAGCCGCTTTGTCGCCGGGCGAACGCGAAGGCTTTGCCGACGCGCTCGGACGGGCTCTGGCGACGGCGCGGCGCGGGCCGGATTACGAGCGCCTGCCACAATAG
- a CDS encoding methylated-DNA--[protein]-cysteine S-methyltransferase gives MPAAAEFPSLAPGSDYDTVRRVLAYITENWRAQPSIEAIAEAAGATPTDIHHLFRRWCGLTPKAFLQAITLDHAKGLLGASASVLDTALEVGLSGPGRLHDLFVTHEAMSPGEWKAGGGGLALAYGFHPSPFGEALIVATPRGLAGLGWVSDGLDGGKVVGGRAEALADMMRRWPHAEYHFDPQATAPYAARIFDPKAWSADTPLRVVLIGTDFEVRVWETLLKIPVGRATTYGAVASRIGKPSASRAVGMAVGKNPISFVVPCHRVIGKSGALTGYHWGLTRKRAILGWEAGQIATG, from the coding sequence ATGCCGGCGGCGGCCGAGTTCCCCTCGCTCGCGCCGGGGTCCGACTACGACACGGTGCGCCGCGTGCTGGCCTATATCACCGAGAACTGGCGCGCCCAGCCGTCGATCGAGGCGATCGCGGAAGCCGCCGGTGCGACGCCGACCGACATCCACCACCTGTTCCGGCGCTGGTGCGGGCTGACACCCAAGGCCTTCCTGCAGGCGATCACGCTCGACCATGCCAAGGGGCTGCTCGGCGCGTCTGCCAGCGTGCTCGACACGGCACTCGAGGTCGGGCTGTCGGGGCCGGGGCGGCTACACGATCTCTTCGTCACCCATGAGGCGATGTCGCCGGGCGAATGGAAGGCCGGCGGCGGCGGGCTCGCCCTCGCCTATGGCTTCCATCCCTCCCCGTTCGGCGAGGCGCTCATCGTCGCGACGCCGCGCGGGCTGGCCGGGCTGGGCTGGGTCTCGGACGGGCTCGACGGCGGCAAGGTCGTCGGCGGGCGGGCGGAGGCGCTGGCCGACATGATGCGGCGCTGGCCGCATGCGGAGTACCATTTCGACCCGCAGGCGACGGCGCCTTACGCCGCACGCATCTTCGATCCGAAGGCGTGGTCCGCGGACACGCCGCTGCGTGTCGTGCTGATCGGGACGGATTTCGAGGTCCGGGTCTGGGAGACGCTGCTGAAGATCCCGGTCGGCCGTGCCACCACCTATGGCGCCGTCGCCAGCCGGATCGGCAAGCCCTCAGCCTCGCGGGCGGTCGGCATGGCCGTCGGCAAGAACCCGATCTCCTTCGTCGTGCCGTGCCATCGCGTCATCGGGAAATCGGGCGCGCTGACCGGCTATCACTGGGGGCTGACGCGCAAGCGCGCGATCCTCGGCTGGGAGGCCGGGCAGATCGCCACCGGATGA
- a CDS encoding type II toxin-antitoxin system TacA family antitoxin: MTAATASPKRETLNIRIKPEERGLIDRAAQSQGKNRTDFILDAARLAAEEALLSQVVLTVSPEAYAQFLARLDQQPDPNERLRKTMQTPAPWDEP, translated from the coding sequence ATGACGGCTGCGACGGCATCACCGAAGCGCGAGACGCTCAACATTCGCATCAAGCCCGAGGAGCGCGGCCTGATCGACCGCGCAGCCCAAAGCCAGGGCAAGAATCGGACGGACTTCATTCTGGACGCCGCACGACTGGCCGCCGAAGAGGCCCTGCTCAGTCAGGTCGTCCTTACCGTCAGCCCCGAAGCATACGCACAGTTCCTGGCCAGGCTCGACCAGCAGCCCGATCCGAACGAACGGCTGCGCAAGACGATGCAAACCCCTGCCCCCTGGGACGAGCCGTGA
- a CDS encoding fumarylacetoacetate hydrolase family protein, which translates to MPRLSLTPERTLPQDAPAAALLGRIWRPDVAGPAIVTLRDGMVVDITRAFPTSRDLCETPDPAAALRAAPGEPVATLADILANTPVDDRDPARPWLLSPLDLQVVKAAGVTFAVSMLERVIEEKARGNPAAAATIRGEIGKLIGDDLSKLKPGSPEAMHLKEVLIRQGAWSQYLEVGIGPDAEIFTKAPPMSSVGTGFDAGLHPSSTWNNPEPEIVLVVASDGRIVGATLGNDVNLRDVEGRSALLLGKAKDNNAAAAVGPFIRLFDTGFTLDHVRKTTVTLTVEGEDGFTLEGSSSIAKISRDPADLAAQMIGPHHQYPDGAALYLGTMFAPIKDRDTAGGGFTHKYGDIVTIAAPELGALVNRMKRTDHCEPWTFGTSHLMRSLAKRGLL; encoded by the coding sequence ATGCCGCGCCTGTCCCTGACGCCCGAACGGACCCTTCCCCAGGATGCACCGGCCGCGGCCCTGCTCGGGCGCATCTGGCGGCCTGATGTCGCAGGCCCCGCCATCGTCACCTTGCGCGACGGAATGGTCGTCGACATCACCCGCGCTTTCCCGACCAGCCGGGACCTCTGCGAGACGCCCGATCCCGCAGCCGCGCTGCGGGCCGCTCCGGGCGAGCCGGTCGCGACGCTCGCCGACATCCTGGCGAACACGCCCGTCGACGACCGCGACCCCGCGCGGCCCTGGCTGCTCTCGCCGCTCGACCTGCAGGTGGTCAAGGCCGCCGGCGTCACCTTCGCCGTCTCGATGCTGGAACGCGTCATCGAGGAGAAGGCGCGTGGCAACCCCGCTGCCGCCGCCACGATCCGCGGCGAGATCGGCAAGCTGATCGGTGATGATCTTTCGAAGCTGAAGCCCGGCTCGCCCGAGGCGATGCACCTCAAGGAGGTGCTGATCAGGCAGGGCGCCTGGAGCCAGTATCTGGAGGTCGGCATCGGGCCCGATGCCGAGATCTTCACCAAGGCGCCGCCGATGTCCTCCGTCGGCACCGGCTTCGACGCAGGCCTGCACCCGTCCTCGACCTGGAACAATCCCGAGCCCGAGATCGTGCTCGTCGTCGCTTCCGACGGCCGCATCGTCGGCGCCACGCTCGGCAACGACGTCAATCTGCGCGATGTCGAGGGCCGCTCGGCGCTGCTGCTCGGCAAGGCGAAGGACAACAACGCGGCGGCCGCCGTCGGGCCCTTCATCCGCCTCTTCGACACGGGCTTCACGCTCGATCATGTGCGCAAGACGACGGTGACGCTGACGGTCGAGGGCGAGGACGGCTTCACGCTCGAAGGCTCGTCCTCGATCGCGAAGATCAGCCGCGATCCCGCCGATCTCGCCGCCCAGATGATCGGTCCCCATCACCAGTACCCCGACGGGGCGGCGCTCTATCTCGGCACCATGTTCGCGCCGATCAAGGATCGCGACACTGCCGGAGGCGGCTTCACCCACAAGTATGGGGACATCGTCACCATCGCCGCGCCAGAGCTCGGGGCGCTGGTCAACCGCATGAAGCGCACCGACCATTGCGAGCCCTGGACCTTCGGCACGTCGCATCTGATGCGCAGCCTGGCCAAGCGCGGGCTGCTGTGA
- a CDS encoding SDR family NAD(P)-dependent oxidoreductase has protein sequence MTMTAIDVLAPGHVAVVTGGASGIGLAAARAFVRRGMNVVLADRDETTLALALAEFAGSDAQVLARPLDVADRGALETLRDEVMGRFGAVHVLMNNAGIQPGSTLFSPVEDWQRILAVNLWGIIHGTQVFVPAMLESGQPGLVINTGSKQGITTPPGDPAYNVSKAAAKAFTEALQHDLRGRAGCRLSAHLLIPGFVFTRLTARGRLDQPAGAWTPDETVAFMLERLEEGDFYILCPDNETPRALDEKRMAWAMGDLIENRPPLSRWHPDHAEAFKTFLKKAPAAQ, from the coding sequence ATGACGATGACAGCGATCGACGTTCTCGCGCCCGGCCATGTGGCGGTCGTCACGGGCGGGGCCTCCGGCATCGGCCTCGCGGCAGCCCGCGCCTTCGTCCGGCGCGGCATGAACGTCGTCCTCGCCGATCGCGACGAAACCACGCTCGCTTTGGCCCTGGCGGAATTCGCTGGCTCGGACGCGCAGGTGCTCGCCCGGCCGCTCGACGTCGCCGATCGCGGCGCGCTGGAGACGCTGCGCGACGAGGTCATGGGCCGCTTCGGGGCCGTGCATGTGCTGATGAACAATGCCGGCATCCAGCCCGGCAGCACCCTGTTCTCGCCGGTCGAGGACTGGCAGCGCATCCTCGCGGTCAATCTCTGGGGCATCATCCATGGCACCCAGGTCTTCGTGCCGGCCATGCTGGAGAGCGGCCAGCCCGGCCTCGTCATCAACACCGGCTCGAAGCAGGGCATCACCACCCCGCCGGGAGACCCGGCCTACAATGTCTCGAAGGCGGCGGCGAAGGCCTTCACCGAGGCCCTGCAGCACGATCTGCGCGGCCGCGCCGGGTGCCGGCTCAGCGCCCATCTGCTGATCCCCGGCTTCGTCTTCACGCGGCTGACGGCCCGGGGCCGGCTCGACCAGCCCGCGGGCGCCTGGACGCCGGACGAGACCGTCGCCTTCATGCTGGAGCGGCTTGAGGAGGGCGACTTCTACATCCTCTGCCCGGACAACGAGACGCCGCGCGCGCTCGACGAGAAGCGGATGGCCTGGGCCATGGGCGACCTCATCGAGAACCGGCCGCCCCTGTCACGCTGGCACCCCGACCATGCCGAGGCGTTCAAGACCTTCCTCAAGAAGGCCCCCGCGGCTCAGTAG
- a CDS encoding carbohydrate kinase family protein, whose protein sequence is MRPGEILVVGEAIGDFIPRDPEGLRYEAVLGGSAFNAALALARFGARPAYAGTLSTDALGRRFRAALAAEGIDRRFIQDSARPTAVAIVSPLGPDGTPEFALHLDGTAHAEAACTPRAMPQGVVHLHASSFGATTGPSGEAAASLAASARAAGATVSYDINIRAAALPGRERARDLIEARIGLADIVKASLDDLAWLYPGEPVDAVVPRWRGWGASLVLITRGADGATCHGPGAPLTAAAAPVAVSDTIGAGDTFIGGFVAVLAARGLLGRGFAGAGRDDLQAALDFACAVAADSCTRPGCDPPRRIAV, encoded by the coding sequence GTGAGGCCAGGCGAGATCCTCGTCGTCGGCGAGGCGATCGGCGATTTCATCCCGCGTGACCCAGAGGGTCTGCGCTACGAGGCCGTGCTCGGCGGCTCGGCCTTCAATGCGGCCCTCGCGCTCGCCCGTTTCGGGGCGAGGCCGGCCTATGCGGGCACGCTCTCGACGGATGCCCTCGGCCGGCGCTTCCGCGCCGCGCTGGCGGCGGAGGGCATCGACAGGCGTTTCATCCAGGACAGCGCGCGCCCGACCGCCGTGGCGATCGTCTCGCCGCTGGGGCCGGACGGCACGCCGGAATTCGCGCTTCATCTCGACGGCACGGCCCATGCGGAGGCGGCCTGCACCCCGCGGGCGATGCCGCAGGGCGTGGTCCATCTCCATGCCTCCTCCTTCGGCGCCACAACCGGGCCCTCCGGCGAGGCCGCCGCGAGCCTGGCGGCGAGCGCCCGCGCCGCCGGCGCCACCGTCAGCTACGACATCAACATCCGCGCCGCCGCCCTGCCCGGACGGGAGCGGGCGCGTGACCTGATCGAAGCCCGCATCGGCCTCGCCGACATCGTCAAGGCCAGCCTCGACGATCTCGCCTGGCTCTATCCCGGGGAGCCGGTCGATGCTGTGGTTCCGCGCTGGCGGGGATGGGGCGCGTCGCTCGTGCTCATCACGAGAGGCGCCGATGGCGCCACCTGTCACGGTCCGGGGGCCCCTCTCACCGCGGCCGCCGCCCCCGTCGCGGTGTCGGACACGATCGGGGCCGGCGACACCTTCATCGGCGGCTTCGTCGCCGTGCTGGCGGCAAGGGGGCTGCTGGGGCGCGGCTTCGCCGGGGCCGGCCGCGACGATCTTCAGGCGGCGCTCGACTTCGCCTGCGCAGTGGCGGCCGACAGTTGCACCCGCCCCGGCTGCGATCCGCCGCGCCGCATTGCCGTCTGA
- the ugpB gene encoding sn-glycerol-3-phosphate ABC transporter substrate-binding protein UgpB: protein MTVKSRILMSVAAFVLGGAAPALAQTELQWWHAMTGANNDVVVKLAEEFNASQKDFKVVPAYKGSYADTLNAGIAAFRAGNAPHIMQVFEVGTATMMSAKGAIKPVQDLMKEAGETFDPKSYLPAITGYYSTTKGDMLSFPFNSSSTVMWYNKDAFKKAGLNADAPPKTWPEVFDAAKKLKAAGYDKCGFSNGWVTWVNIEQLGAWHNEPVGTKSNGFDGFDTEFVINKGVFLKHLTNLVEMQKDKTYDYSGRTNTGEGRFTSGECPIFLTSSAFFGNVRANAKFDWANAPMPYYPDVAGAPQNSIIGGASLWVMGGKKADEYKGVAKFFTFLSDVDRQVKLHTESGYLPITKAAYEKVKASGFYKDKPFLETPLLSLNNKAPTDNSRGVRFGSLVQIRDIWAEEFEAALNGQKTPKAALDAATERGNQTLRQFERTAGR from the coding sequence ATGACAGTGAAATCACGCATCCTGATGTCCGTCGCGGCTTTCGTGCTGGGCGGCGCCGCGCCTGCGCTGGCGCAGACCGAGCTCCAGTGGTGGCACGCCATGACCGGCGCCAACAACGACGTCGTCGTCAAGCTGGCCGAGGAATTCAACGCCTCCCAGAAGGACTTCAAGGTCGTCCCCGCCTATAAGGGCTCCTATGCCGACACGCTGAACGCCGGCATCGCCGCCTTCCGCGCCGGCAATGCGCCGCACATCATGCAGGTCTTCGAGGTCGGCACCGCGACGATGATGTCGGCCAAGGGCGCCATCAAGCCGGTCCAGGACCTGATGAAGGAAGCCGGCGAAACATTCGATCCGAAGAGCTATCTGCCGGCCATCACCGGCTACTATTCGACGACCAAGGGCGACATGCTGTCGTTCCCCTTCAACTCGTCCTCCACGGTGATGTGGTACAACAAGGACGCCTTCAAGAAGGCCGGCCTCAACGCTGACGCGCCGCCCAAGACCTGGCCCGAGGTGTTCGACGCCGCCAAGAAGCTCAAGGCCGCCGGCTACGACAAGTGCGGCTTCTCGAATGGCTGGGTGACCTGGGTCAACATCGAGCAGCTCGGTGCCTGGCACAACGAGCCGGTCGGAACCAAGTCCAACGGCTTCGACGGATTCGACACCGAGTTCGTGATCAACAAGGGCGTCTTCCTGAAGCACCTGACCAATCTGGTCGAGATGCAGAAGGACAAGACCTATGACTATTCCGGCCGCACCAACACCGGCGAGGGTCGCTTCACCTCGGGTGAATGCCCGATCTTCCTGACCTCCTCGGCCTTCTTCGGCAATGTCCGCGCCAACGCCAAGTTCGATTGGGCGAATGCGCCGATGCCGTACTACCCCGACGTGGCCGGCGCGCCGCAGAACTCGATCATCGGCGGCGCCTCGCTGTGGGTGATGGGCGGCAAGAAGGCCGACGAATACAAGGGCGTGGCCAAGTTCTTCACCTTCCTGTCGGATGTCGACCGTCAGGTGAAGCTGCACACCGAGTCCGGCTATCTGCCGATCACCAAGGCCGCTTACGAGAAGGTCAAGGCGTCGGGCTTCTACAAGGACAAGCCGTTCCTCGAGACCCCGCTGCTCTCGCTCAACAACAAGGCGCCGACGGACAATTCGCGCGGCGTGCGCTTCGGCAGCCTGGTGCAGATCCGCGACATCTGGGCCGAGGAATTCGAGGCGGCCCTGAACGGCCAGAAGACCCCGAAGGCCGCGCTCGACGCCGCCACCGAGCGTGGCAACCAGACGCTGCGCCAGTTCGAGCGGACGGCCGGTCGCTAA
- a CDS encoding proline racemase family protein, producing MQIRYLDYHTCGEPVRIVTGGYPLLRGATILEKRRDARENHDHLRRAMMLEPRGHAGMYGVIPVAAAHPEAAFGVLFTHNEGYSTMCGHATIALGRYAIEHGLVPAVEPVTRFSIEAPCGLLRLECAVRGGRVESVVFESVPAFVFARDLVVTLPGYGEVVTDIAYGGAFYCILPASRFGLDLFETSVATLTDAAAALTDHLRASLPVTHPTEPDLGFLYGTIITDEAQADEESFNLCIFAERQIDRSPTGSGVTARMALDHAKGFVETGATRRFRSVTGGTFTGRVVGPVAGFADGAVTVAVGGTGHFAGEGTFTIEADDPLGHGFALPVRFAEIARG from the coding sequence ATGCAGATCCGCTATCTCGACTATCACACCTGCGGCGAGCCGGTCCGCATCGTCACGGGGGGCTACCCCCTGCTCAGGGGCGCGACGATCCTGGAGAAGCGCCGCGACGCGCGCGAGAACCACGACCATCTGCGCCGCGCCATGATGCTGGAACCGCGCGGCCACGCCGGGATGTATGGTGTCATCCCCGTCGCGGCTGCCCACCCGGAGGCCGCCTTCGGCGTGTTGTTCACCCACAACGAGGGCTACTCGACCATGTGCGGCCACGCGACCATCGCGCTCGGCCGCTACGCGATCGAGCATGGGCTGGTGCCGGCGGTCGAACCGGTGACGCGCTTCAGCATCGAGGCCCCCTGCGGCCTGCTGCGGCTCGAATGCGCGGTGCGCGGCGGCCGGGTGGAGAGCGTCGTCTTCGAGAGCGTGCCGGCCTTCGTCTTCGCCCGCGATCTCGTCGTCACGCTGCCGGGCTATGGCGAGGTCGTCACCGACATCGCCTATGGCGGCGCCTTCTACTGCATCCTCCCGGCCTCGCGCTTTGGGCTCGACCTGTTCGAGACGTCGGTCGCCACCCTGACCGATGCGGCCGCCGCCCTCACCGACCATCTGCGCGCCAGCCTGCCGGTGACGCATCCAACCGAGCCCGATCTCGGCTTTCTCTACGGCACGATCATCACCGACGAGGCTCAAGCCGACGAGGAAAGCTTCAACCTCTGCATCTTTGCCGAGCGCCAGATCGACCGCTCCCCGACCGGCTCGGGCGTCACGGCGCGCATGGCGCTGGACCATGCCAAGGGCTTCGTCGAGACCGGCGCGACCCGCCGCTTCCGCAGCGTCACCGGCGGCACCTTCACCGGCCGCGTGGTCGGCCCTGTTGCGGGTTTCGCGGACGGGGCGGTCACCGTCGCGGTCGGCGGCACCGGCCATTTCGCGGGCGAGGGGACCTTCACCATCGAGGCCGACGACCCGCTGGGTCACGGCTTCGCGCTGCCAGTGCGCTTCGCCGAGATCGCGCGCGGCTGA